Proteins co-encoded in one Sander vitreus isolate 19-12246 chromosome 9, sanVit1, whole genome shotgun sequence genomic window:
- the agxta gene encoding alanine--glyoxylate and serine--pyruvate aminotransferase a, with translation MSSVSIPPPKCLLKSLVVPYRHMFGPGPSNVPLRILEAGANPVIGHMHPEIFKIMSDIKSGIQYMFQTQNNMTLAVSGTGHSAMECAIFNAVEPGESVLTAVNGIWGERAAEMAERIGARVNTIVTPPGGFFTNAEIEQALSKHRPVVFFLAHGESSTGVLHPLEGIGQLCHKYNCLFLVDSVASCGGTPLYMDQLEIDILYTGSQKVLNAPPGTAPISFSERACEKILNRRTKPVSFFLDLSWLANYWGCDGKLSRVYHHTGPVTAFYSLRESLAVLVEEGLQNSWERHQDVAEYFHAGLESMGLKLFVKPKVTRLPTVTTIVAPHGYDWKEITAYIMKTHNLEISGGLGPSVGLVLRVGLMGCNSSKANVDMVLAALKDALKHCHKSKV, from the exons ATGTCGTCTGTCTCTATACCCCCACCAAAATGCCTGCTGAAATCGTTAGTGGTCCCTTATCGTCACATGTTTGGACCAGGACCTTCCAATGTTCCTTTACGAATCTTGGAGGCCGGGGCCAATCCTGTCATTGGACACATGCATCCAGAGATATTTAAG ATAATGAGTGACATCAAAAGTGGAATCCAATACATGTTCCAGACTCAGAACAACATGACTTTAGCAGTGAGCGGCACTGGCCACAGTGCTATGGAGTGTGCCATCTTCAACGCAGTGGAGCCCGGGGAGAGCGTACTGACTGCAGTCAACGGCATATGGGGAGAGCGAGCAGCAGAAATGGCTGAGAGGATAG GTGCCAGAGTAAATACCATTGTGACACCCCCTGGTGGTTTCTTCACTAATGCAGAAATTGAGCAG GCCTTATCGAAACACAGGCCAGTGGTGTTCTTCCTTGCACATGGAGAATCTTCTACAGGAGTCTTGCATCCGTTAGAAGGCATCGGACAACTGTGCCATAA GTATAACTGCTTGTTTCTTGTTGACTCTGTGGCATCATGTGGAGGGACCCCTCTGTACATGGACCAGCTAG AGATAGACATCCTATACACGGGCTCCCAAAAGGTTTTGAATGCTCCTCCGGGTACAGCACCCATCTCCTTCAGTGAGAGAGCATG CGAGAAAATATTAAACCGGAGGACAAAGCCTGTGTCATTCTTCTTGGATCTGAGTTGGCTTGCAAACTACTGGGGATGTGATGGCAAGCTGTCAAGAGT ATATCACCACACAGGTCCAGTCACTGCTTTTTACTCTCTGAGGGAGAGTCTGGCTGTCCTGGTTGAAGAG GGTCTGCAGAATTCATGGGAAAGACACCAAGACGTGGCTGAGTATTTCCACGCTGGCCTAGAGAGCATGGGTCTCAAACTTTTTGTCAAACCAAAAGTGA CAAGACTCCCTACGGTTACCACTATTGTTGCTCCTCATGGATATGACTGGAAAGAGATCACAGCCTACATCATGAAAACACATAATTTAGAGATTTCTGGAGGGCTCGGACCATCAGTTGGCTTG GTGTTGCGTGTGGGGCTGATGGGATGTAACAGCAGCAAGGCCAATGTTGACATGGTGTTAGCAGCACTGAAAGATGCTCTGAAACACTGCCACAAGAGCAAAGTGTAA
- the dtymk gene encoding thymidylate kinase — protein sequence MACKRGALIVLEGVDKAGKTTQCKKLVQALQQSGRPAEMMRFPDRTTTIGQLISAYLEKKSDLEDHTVHLLFSANRWELVPLIKKKLEQGTTLVIDRYAFSGVAFTSAKPGFCLDWCMKPDVGLPKPDLVMFLQLSPAEAALRGQFGEERYETNVFQKAVHQKFEQLMKDPSVNWQVIDASQSVEDVHENIRTQSLNTINTAENQQLGELWK from the exons ATGGCGTGTAAAAGAGGAGCGCTCATTGTTCTGGAGGGAGTGGATAAAGCCGGGAAAACTACTCAGTGCAAGAAACTAGTTCAGGCGCTGCAACAGAGCGGTCGACCTGCAGAGATGATGAGATTCCCTG ACAGGACCACGACAATTGGACAGCTGATAAGCGCCTACCTTGAGAAGAAAAGTGATTTGGAGGACCACACAGTGCACCTGCTGTTCTCTGCAAACCGATGGGAACTGGT GCCTCTAATAAAGAAGAAGCTGGAGCAAGGCACCACTCTGGTTATAGATAGGTACGCCTTCTCTGGAGTCGCTTTCACCAGTGCAAAGCCC GGTTTCTGTCTGGACTGGTGCATGAAACCTGACGTGGGACTGCCAAAGCCGGACCTTGTTATGTTTCTACAGCTCAGTCCAGCTGAGGCTGCTCTCAGAGGTCAGTTTGGAGAAGAGAGATATGAGACCAATGTTTTCCAAAAAGCAGTTCACCAGAAATTTGAACAGCTGATGAAGGATCCTTCAGTCAACTGGCAG GTTATTGATGCTTCCCAGAGTGTTGAGGATGTGCACGAGAACATCAGGACCCAGAGCCTTAACACTATCAACACAGCTGAGAACCAGCAACTTGGAGAGCTGTGGAAGTGA